A window of the Theileria parva strain Muguga chromosome 2, complete sequence, whole genome shotgun sequence genome harbors these coding sequences:
- a CDS encoding PCI domain protein, whose protein sequence is MKESNFPDCHKYDITSKLSPYLEPKMVLYVLDWLSSKNIYSADDLSSIREELNKKLQSRKLSDEEFSKLETDSLSKIEQFKVVLSMYKKEQLHRISSTFEKTTVPSLIQWANSSQLNVSTDFPHDVDELILKLAKAYFDREDYENCKSLLIYYVNSVSKYTVEGSSTRNKMKCYWGIISCNMLSVLLPSSHEELQEMSSMVIVQQDSDNDKDTTLIDQRTPRSGVYCVLKFAELLNSEEMSRDKKDLILKRCWLLHWSLFYIFKYHLALFHLSNKSTKSFEWPQLQEYFLDERNLAVVNLLTPHLLRYYAVYAILNRNRKDHFKTISNVIANTKHKYNDTFTSLLGALFVDFNFEAAQKHIVEIKEACYVDVLLNPLKDAIEESSRHIIFETYCRIHKSINLDIIAQNVNMTSLDAERWIVNIIRHSHVEAKIDSEKNCVEISTVPPNLYQQVIEKTQNLTLRSNMILQNFSQMTGSADNTLQNMRTSDLGDRNLQRRPFVYNQQKKNQHKFNQGKDFQRTDQESLW, encoded by the exons atgAAAGAATCTAATTTTCCTGATTGTCATAAATATGACATCACTTCTAAGCTCTCTCCATACTTGGAGCCTAAGATGGTATTGTATGTTTTAGACTGGTTGAGTTCAAAGAATATATATTCAGCAGATGATTTGAGCTCTATTAGAGAGGAACTAAACAAAAAATTGCAGTCCCGTAAACTATCAGATGAAGAGTTCTCTAAATTGGAAACCGATTCTTTATCTAAAATAGAACAGTTTAAAGTCGTTTTGTCCATGTATAAAAAGGAACAACTCCATAGAATCAGTTCAACTTTCGAAAAAACTACTGTTCCATCATTGATACAATGGGCCAACTCATCACAGTTAAATGTTAGCACCGACTTCCCACACGACGTCGACgaattgattttaaagttaGCAAAAGCATATTTTGACAGAGAAGATTACGAGAACTGCAAGTCACTACTAATTTACTACGTCAACTCAGTGTCAAAATACACAGTAGAAG GCTCTTCAACCAGGAATAAAATGAAGTGTTATTGGGGAATCATAAGCTGTAATATGCTAAGCGTACTTCTCCCATCAAGCCACGAAGAATTGCAAGAAATGTCCTCAATGGTAATCGTGCAACAGGACTCAGACAATGATAAGGATACCACACTTATCGACCAGAGAACTCCTAGATCAGGCGTTTATTGCGTTCTTAAGTTTGCTGAACTTCTGAACTCAGAAGAGATGAGTCGAGACAAAAAGGACCTAATTTTGAAGAGATGCTGGCTGTTGCACTGGTCACTGTTTTACATTTTCAAGTACCACCTGGCCCTGTTCCACCTAAGCAACAAGAGCACAAAGTCGTTTGAATGGCCACAGCTCCAGGAATACTTCCTAGATGAGAGGAATCTGGCAGTCGTTAACCTGTTAACGCCTCACTTGCTGAGGTACTACGCAGTGTACGCAATTCTGAACAGGAATAGGAAGGATCACTTCAAGACAATAAGCAAC GTAATTGCAAACACCaaacataaatataatgaTACGTTCACATCGCTCCTGGGTGCACTCTTCGTTGACTTCAATTTTGAGGCTGCCCAAAAACACATTGTTGAAATCAAAGAG GCCTGCTACGTTGACGTGCTCCTAAACCCGCTCAAGGACGCAATTGAGGAAAGCTCCAGGCACATTATATTTGAAACCTACTGTAGGATACACAAGTCAATAAACCTAGA TATAATTGCACAAAACGTTAACATGACATCATTGGACGCTGAAAGGTGGATTGTAAACATAATTAGACACTCTCACGTCG AGGCGAAAATTGATAGCGAAAAAAACTGTGTAGAAATCTCGACAGTACCCCCTAACCTGTACCAGCAAGTCATTGAGAAGACTCAAAATTTAACCCTGAGGTCAAATATGATCCTACAGAACTTTTCACAAATGACTGGGAGCGCTGACAACACACTCCAAAATATGAGGACCTCAGATTTGGGGGACAGGAATCTCCAGAGAAGACCGTTTGTTTATAACCAGCAAAAAAAGAATCAGcataaatttaaccaagGAAAGGATTTTCAACGTACTGACCAGGAATCATTATGgtga
- the SF3B4 gene encoding RNA recognition motif family protein (or RNP domain; RBD; RRM) produces MASRVLDILSLYNRNQEATLYIGNLDLQADEELLWEFFMQAGRVKSINVPRDKVTGQHQGFGFVEYETEVDADYALKILNFVKLYHKPLKLNKASKDKEIREVGAKLFVGNLDDEVDERLLHDTFSAFGRVLSAKMVRSETSGKTYAIVSFDDFEASDAALRTMNGQFLCNKPIHVSYAYKEDTKGERHGGAAERLIASKRPKDYSKHMAAAQAQMPIANTFVPPQMPMYPVMNPPPVMMPGLPQNMVNPPLLPQPNMGALPVGMPPLPMQNTVPVIPQTMPQPPMFNMN; encoded by the exons atgGCGTCCAGAGTTTTAGATATTCTTTCACTTTATAATCGCAACCAAGAGGCTACTTTATATATAG GTAATCTCGATTTACAAGCCGATGAGGAACTTCTTTGGGAATTTTTTATGCAAGCAGGAAGagttaagagtattaaCGTTCCAAGAGATAAAGTTACCGGCCAACACCAAg GTTTTGGATTCGTAGAATATGAAACTGAAGTCGACGCTGACTATGCCCTAAAGATCCtcaattttgttaaattataccaCAAACCGTTAAAACTGAACAAAGCTTCAAAAGATAAGGAAATAAGAGAG GTTGGAGCTAAACTCTTTGTTGGTAACTTGGACGACGAGGTTGATGAAAGACTACTCCATGATACCTTCTCAGCATTTGGGCGAGTTTTGTCAGCCAAG ATGGTGAGGTCTGAAACCTCGGGCAAGACCTACGCCATAGTTTCATTTGACGATTTTGAGGCTAGTGATGCTGCTCTTCGTACTATGAACGGCCAGTTTCTGTGTAACAAGCCAATACACGTATCATACGCATATAAAGAGGACACTAAAG GTGAACGTCACGGGGGTGCTGCCGAGAGACTGATTGCTTCAAAGAGGCCAAAGGATTACAGTAAGCACATGGCAGCTGCCCAGGCCCAGATGCCAATAGCAAATACATTCGTCCCTCCTCAAATGCCCATGTACCCCGTCATGA aTCCGCCCCCAGTAATGATGCCTGGACTACCGCAGAACATGGTTAACCCTCCACTGCTACCCCAACCTAATATGGGAGCTCTTCCCGTTGGAATGCCACCACTGCCTATGCAGAATACAGTTCCAGTCATTCCTCAAACAATGCCTCAACCTCCAATGTTTAATATGaactaa
- the ung gene encoding uracil-DNA glycosylase: MNFSRILNTYLFCRMSKRLITDFFETKTDLPNKKPLHNPVSTELPNKTPVVVTTSSDSSKNEDEFSDSIRNMLGDEWFEVLDSEINKPYFKSLWNKVLNERSSKKIYPPAHLVFNAFKLTPLSKIKVVIVGQDPYHQPRQAMGLCFSVPKGVLLPPSLKNILSEIGTKSFHGDLSSWASQGVFLLNSILTVVDSQPMSHKSYGWDTFTDKVINIINNKRENVVFLLWGRSAQQKCASISSTKHFVLTCGHPSPLSIKHFKGCDHFNKCNAYLKKTEQEPIEWTLPQ, translated from the exons atgaattttaGCAGGATTCTTAACACATATTTGTTTTGTAGGATGAGCAAGAGGCTTATTACCGACTTTTTTGAGACCAAAACTGATCTTCCAAATAAAAAACCACTGCACAATCCAGTTTCTACTGAATTACCAAATAAAACTCCTGTTGTTGTAACTACTTCCTCCGATTCTTCAAAGAATGAAGATGAGTTTTCTGATTCTATAAGGAATATGCTTGGAGATGAATG gTTTGAAGTTCTTGATTCTGAGATTAATAAGCCCTATTTTAAGAGTTTGTGGAACAAAGTTTTGAATGAAAGGAGCTCTAAAAAGATTTATCCACCTGCACATTTGGTCTTTAATGCATTTAAACTAACACC GCTATCAAAGATTAAGGTTGTTATAGTAGGACAAGACCCATATCATCAACCCAGACAAGCAATG ggtCTTTGTTTTTCTGTTCCCAAGGGAGTATTACTTCCCCCAAGccttaaaaatattttatcgGAAATTGGAACTAAGAGTTTTCACGGAGACTTAAGTTCTTGGGCCTCTCAAGGCGTGTTTCTGCTCAACAGCATACTCACCGTAGTTGACAGTCAGCCCATGTCACATAAATCCTAC gGATGGGACACCTTCACAGACAAGGTCATAAACATAATAAACAATAAACGGGAAAACGTTGTATTTCTACTTTGGG GCCGTTCTGCTCAACAGAAATGCGCAAGCATATCATCGACAAAACACTTCGTTTTAACTTGCGGTCATCCATCTCCACTTTCAATTAAGCATTTTAAAG GATGTGACCACTTTAATAAATGCAACGCATACCTGAAGAAAACTGAACAGGAACCTATAGAGTGGACTCTTCCACAGTGA